The sequence ATTTAGGGTCTGTCAATACAAAATGAAACTGGTCTTGTTCAATTTCAATAATTCGGATTGTAAACGTTTCAACTTCCGTGCCCCTAATCGTTGTAAAAATCTCCGCGACATCTTCTTTGAGCTGTTCAGGATGCATAATCTCTAGTGGTTCGGCTAACACTTTCTTATGAGCACTATTCCACGCTCCAAAAATACCGTACACACCATTTGTTTGAATCGTTCCCAACAGATCTTCATCTTCAACAATTGTTGAAATTTTGTAACCTGGAATGCCAGGAACACTTTTTTTAATCTGTCCAATTTCCGACAGATAAATGGCGCCTGTATTAAAGGAGGGTGGTGATTTTAATGCGCTGTCGATGATCTGATGGCCTAATGCACCATAGGTTCCATTATCCGGATCGACGTACGTTAAGGTTCCTGTCCCTTCCGTCCGATCTTTCAGGAATGGAAGGAGACGTTTCATCGCTTCGCCATCTGCTTGAATCTGACTTTTGTCTCCATTGCGAATGACGTGCAACACAATTTCTTTGTTATCACGTCGGGCAGACAATGCTTTTTCGAAGTCCATTAATGTGCCGATTGTGACATCATCCACTTGCTCGATCAAATCACCTGCCTTCAACCAATGGTCTTTACTAATCATGACATCATTTGTGATGAAGACACCCGATAACTCCATTTTAATACCGATTGAGTGTCCCATCGGAATAAGCGAGCCCTCTTGCGCGGATGCCGCATCTGTAGTAAATGGCATGACCAGTAACAGCACAGAAAACGAAACGGCCAATTTAAACTGTCTACTCCATCCCATACTTCACCTCCCCGAATTAAGATACTACTGGTATGTCCGTTCTGAGGAATGTTATGAAAGGGTAAATCATGAAATAAAGAAAAGTGTCTGACGCCTGGAGACTA comes from Sporosarcina sp. FSL K6-3457 and encodes:
- a CDS encoding SpoIVB peptidase S55 domain-containing protein, which gives rise to MGWSRQFKLAVSFSVLLLVMPFTTDAASAQEGSLIPMGHSIGIKMELSGVFITNDVMISKDHWLKAGDLIEQVDDVTIGTLMDFEKALSARRDNKEIVLHVIRNGDKSQIQADGEAMKRLLPFLKDRTEGTGTLTYVDPDNGTYGALGHQIIDSALKSPPSFNTGAIYLSEIGQIKKSVPGIPGYKISTIVEDEDLLGTIQTNGVYGIFGAWNSAHKKVLAEPLEIMHPEQLKEDVAEIFTTIRGTEVETFTIRIIEIEQDQFHFVLTDPKLLEATGGILQGMSGSPVIQNGKFVGAVTHMFVDDPEKGAGLFLETMRNGGK